One window of Perca flavescens isolate YP-PL-M2 chromosome 15, PFLA_1.0, whole genome shotgun sequence genomic DNA carries:
- the pmp22a gene encoding peripheral myelin protein 22a: MLLILLGVLILHLIILTLLIVSTAASAWSVGGESSTDLWYSCTTTNGGYHCKTASTEDWIQAVQALMILSLLFCFFSLIAFVFQLFKLVKGGRFFFTAIFQILASVFVMCGAIIYTVMSPDNDTTQFGYAYVLAWVAFPLCLISGLIYIVLRKKE; the protein is encoded by the exons ATGCTGCTCATTCTGCTTGGAGTGCTTATTTTGCACCTAATCATTCTCACTCTTCTCATCGTGTCGACAGCAGCCAGT GCCTGGTCTGTAGGTGGGGAAAGCAGCACAGATCTATGGTACAGCTGCACGACAACTAATGGAGGCTACCACTGCAAGACAGCCAGCACTGAAG ACTGGATCCAGGCAGTACAAGCCCTCATGATCCTGTCCCTGctcttctgcttcttctcccTCATTGCGTTCGTGTTTCAGCTGTTCAAACTGGTCAAGGGCGGACGCTTCTTCTTCACTGCCATCTTCCAGATCTTGGCAA GTGTGTTTGTGATGTGCGGGGCGATCATCTACACCGTGATGAGTCCGGATAATGATACCACACAATTCGGCTATGCCTATGTGCTGGCCTGGGTggctttccctctctgtctcatcAGCGGCCTCATTTATATCGTCCTGAGGAAGAAAGAATGA